A single Tenacibaculum sp. 190524A02b DNA region contains:
- a CDS encoding helix-turn-helix domain-containing protein, with protein MDSRKSDYVKRTQKDYSLSFKLQVVQEIEQGLLTRTQAIDKYGIQARSTIRTWLKKYGKFDYDFSINQTMSKTPEQRILELEQQVKLLEKQKARAEYLAELADKKVIIFDMMIDIAEEEFNIPIRKSTYPSYQKI; from the coding sequence ATGGATTCTAGGAAATCAGATTATGTAAAGCGAACCCAAAAGGATTATAGTTTGTCCTTTAAACTACAAGTTGTTCAAGAGATTGAGCAAGGATTATTAACCAGAACTCAAGCGATTGATAAATATGGTATTCAAGCAAGATCTACGATTCGTACTTGGTTAAAAAAATATGGTAAATTTGATTACGATTTTAGTATAAATCAAACCATGTCAAAAACACCTGAACAGCGTATTTTAGAATTAGAGCAACAAGTCAAGCTTTTAGAAAAGCAAAAAGCACGTGCTGAATATTTAGCAGAGCTTGCTGATAAAAAAGTCATCATTTTTGATATGATGATTGATATTGCTGAAGAAGAATTTAATATTCCAATCAGAAAAAGCACGTACCCGAGTTATCAAAAAATATAG
- a CDS encoding IS3 family transposase: MLKKNLIFQSEKARTRVIKKYSQEAKESITATCDLLGVNRQVYYRAIHSYKEKQKLSKKVIDLVNTIRISMPRIGTRKLFYLLKSELKAIGVGRDKLFKILKANNLLILPRKKYHITTNSHHRFRKHVNQLKNIEFVRPEQVWVSDITYIGKRENPCYLALITDAYSKKIMGYDVSNSLNVAGSLRALDMAISNRNYNKEPIIHHSDRGLQYCSNEYQKMLSINNIKPSMTEKYDPYENAIAERINGILKQEFAIDKYDVSIQIKKKLIKNAINIYNQIRPHLSNSMLTPNQMHQQKKVKRKSYKKLKVAI; the protein is encoded by the coding sequence TTGCTGAAGAAGAATTTAATATTCCAATCAGAAAAAGCACGTACCCGAGTTATCAAAAAATATAGTCAAGAAGCCAAAGAAAGCATAACAGCTACCTGTGATTTACTCGGGGTGAATAGGCAGGTATATTATAGAGCTATTCATTCATATAAAGAGAAACAAAAGCTTAGTAAAAAGGTTATTGATTTAGTAAATACTATCCGTATATCAATGCCGAGAATAGGTACAAGGAAATTATTTTATCTTTTAAAATCTGAATTAAAAGCAATTGGTGTTGGTCGTGATAAGTTGTTTAAAATATTAAAAGCTAATAATTTATTAATTCTACCAAGAAAAAAATATCATATAACTACAAATTCTCATCATAGATTTAGAAAACATGTAAATCAACTTAAAAATATAGAATTTGTAAGACCTGAACAAGTATGGGTGAGTGATATTACTTACATTGGAAAGAGAGAAAACCCATGTTATTTAGCGCTAATTACTGATGCTTACTCTAAAAAAATAATGGGGTATGATGTCTCTAATAGTTTAAATGTAGCAGGTTCTTTAAGAGCCCTAGATATGGCAATCTCTAATAGAAATTATAATAAAGAACCTATTATTCATCATTCAGATAGAGGGTTACAATATTGCTCTAATGAATATCAAAAAATGTTAAGTATCAATAATATCAAACCTAGCATGACTGAAAAATATGATCCTTATGAAAATGCTATAGCTGAAAGAATCAATGGGATTCTTAAACAAGAATTTGCAATTGATAAATACGACGTTTCTATACAAATTAAAAAGAAGTTAATTAAAAATGCAATCAATATTTACAATCAAATAAGACCTCATTTATCAAATTCAATGTTAACTCCTAATCAAATGCACCAACAAAAAAAAGTCAAAAGAAAAAGCTACAAAAAACTAAAGGTAGCAATTTAA
- a CDS encoding M28 family metallopeptidase: MRKLLFMAGTAALVACSTSKDTASTENPINVDYSAKYAETITAKDLGKHLFVYASDEFEGRDTGEPGQKKAVNYLKDFYISQGITSPLGGSDYFQEIPSAYLSNNRRGMTIKDSENVVAFIKGTEKPDEIVVISAHLDHEGVKNGKIYNGADDDGSGTVAILEIAEAFKKASDAGKGPKRSILFLHVTGEEKGLLGSKYYTENPIFPLANTVTDLNIDMIGRIDERHKGNPNYIYLIGSDKLSTELHNLSETINTKYTNINLDYKYNDDNDPNRFYYRSDHYNFAKHNIPIIFYFNGTHADYHQPSDTPDKINYELLELRTRLVFHTAWEVANRANRIKLD; the protein is encoded by the coding sequence ATGAGAAAATTACTTTTTATGGCTGGTACTGCCGCATTAGTAGCTTGTAGCACTAGTAAAGACACTGCCAGTACTGAAAACCCAATAAATGTTGATTATTCAGCTAAATATGCTGAAACTATTACTGCTAAAGATTTAGGTAAACACTTATTTGTGTATGCTTCTGATGAGTTTGAAGGTAGAGATACAGGAGAACCTGGACAAAAAAAGGCTGTCAATTATTTGAAAGACTTTTATATTTCTCAGGGGATTACTTCTCCGTTAGGTGGTAGCGATTATTTTCAAGAAATCCCTTCTGCTTATTTGAGTAATAATAGAAGAGGCATGACTATCAAAGATTCTGAAAATGTAGTTGCCTTTATTAAGGGTACTGAAAAGCCTGATGAAATTGTTGTTATTTCTGCACATCTTGATCATGAAGGTGTTAAAAACGGAAAAATATATAATGGAGCTGATGATGATGGTTCTGGTACTGTAGCTATTTTAGAAATTGCTGAAGCCTTTAAAAAAGCTTCAGATGCAGGCAAAGGACCTAAACGTTCTATCTTGTTTTTACACGTAACAGGAGAGGAAAAAGGACTGTTAGGATCTAAGTACTATACTGAGAATCCAATTTTCCCATTAGCAAATACGGTTACAGATTTAAACATTGATATGATTGGTAGAATTGACGAACGTCATAAAGGAAATCCTAATTATATTTATTTAATTGGTTCAGACAAACTAAGTACAGAGTTACACAACTTATCTGAAACTATTAATACTAAATACACTAATATTAACTTAGATTATAAATATAATGATGACAATGATCCGAATCGTTTTTACTACCGTTCTGATCATTATAATTTTGCGAAGCACAATATTCCTATTATTTTTTACTTTAATGGAACACATGCTGATTATCATCAACCATCTGATACTCCTGACAAGATTAATTACGAATTATTAGAGCTAAGAACTCGTTTAGTATTCCATACTGCATGGGAAGTTGCTAACAGAGCTAATCGTATTAAACTAGATTAA
- a CDS encoding ABC transporter ATP-binding protein, with protein sequence MILKEKHSILHTNNLSIGYQIKKQQHVIASNINLAVKKGSFVALLGKNGIGKSTLLRTLSKVQKPLNGEVFINQKNINSYSYQELATYLSLVLTERLPLSQLTVFELVALGRQPYTNWIDKLTPNHLKKILWAIDQTEIDHLKDKKFYELSDGQLQRVLIARALAQDTEIIILDEPTAHLDIHHTFKVFSLLKKLVKTTQKTIIISTHEINLALQLADEFILLSEQKIFNGTADELINVNAFDNLFPKELISFNKTLKQFVIKNL encoded by the coding sequence ATTATACTAAAAGAAAAACATAGCATTTTACATACCAATAATCTTAGCATTGGCTATCAAATCAAGAAGCAACAGCATGTCATTGCTTCAAACATTAATTTAGCGGTTAAAAAAGGAAGTTTTGTTGCTTTATTGGGCAAAAATGGTATTGGTAAATCAACTTTACTACGAACGTTATCAAAGGTTCAAAAACCTTTAAATGGCGAAGTTTTTATCAATCAAAAAAATATTAATTCCTATAGTTATCAAGAGCTAGCCACTTATTTAAGCTTAGTTTTAACAGAACGCCTTCCTTTAAGCCAATTAACTGTTTTTGAACTAGTAGCTTTGGGAAGACAACCTTATACTAACTGGATTGACAAACTTACTCCTAATCATTTAAAAAAAATACTTTGGGCAATTGACCAAACTGAAATAGACCATTTGAAAGACAAAAAATTCTATGAATTAAGTGACGGTCAATTACAGCGTGTTTTAATTGCTAGAGCCTTAGCTCAGGATACTGAGATTATTATTTTAGACGAGCCCACTGCTCATTTAGACATTCATCATACATTCAAAGTATTTTCCCTTTTAAAAAAACTGGTAAAAACTACACAAAAAACTATTATTATTTCTACTCATGAAATAAACTTAGCTTTACAACTAGCCGATGAGTTTATTTTACTCTCAGAGCAAAAGATTTTTAACGGAACTGCTGACGAATTAATTAATGTAAATGCTTTTGACAATCTCTTCCCCAAAGAGTTAATAAGTTTTAACAAAACATTAAAACAATTCGTTATAAAGAACCTGTAA
- a CDS encoding iron ABC transporter permease, with protein MSISKTYTKHFVVLSVLLISFFIANIGLGSVHIPLSEIISIIIGNEASKESWNTIILNYRLPKAITAILVGSGLSISGLLMQTLFRNPLAGPFVLGISSGASLGVAIFILGSSIIGGGISLSIFSSWSLAIASSLGSFLVLLAVMIAANKIRNTMSILIIGLMFGSLTSAVISVLTYFSPAEQIQQYQFWRFGSLGNLTWNELLIFFILYCIGLLGTFTIIKPLNSFLLGENYAKSLGISVKKSRNIILLITSLLTGVITAFSGPIAFIGLAVPHLAKMLFSSSNHKILLPATAIIGAIVLLICDSIAQLPSSAFTLPINAITSLFGAPIVIWLLIRKRKIYV; from the coding sequence TTGTCTATTAGTAAGACATATACCAAACATTTTGTTGTACTATCAGTTTTACTGATTTCTTTTTTTATAGCAAATATTGGTTTAGGCTCTGTACACATTCCTTTATCAGAAATAATAAGCATAATTATAGGAAATGAAGCTTCTAAAGAAAGTTGGAATACCATTATTTTAAATTATAGACTTCCAAAAGCCATAACCGCTATTTTAGTTGGTTCTGGTTTATCTATTAGTGGTTTACTTATGCAAACATTGTTTAGAAATCCATTAGCGGGTCCATTTGTACTTGGTATTTCCTCTGGAGCAAGCCTAGGAGTTGCAATTTTCATATTAGGCTCAAGCATTATTGGTGGAGGCATTTCACTTTCTATTTTTTCTAGTTGGTCATTGGCAATAGCCTCTAGTTTAGGTTCTTTTTTAGTTTTATTAGCTGTAATGATAGCTGCTAATAAAATTCGAAATACAATGTCTATATTAATTATAGGGCTAATGTTTGGCTCTTTAACCTCTGCAGTTATAAGTGTACTAACCTATTTTAGTCCAGCCGAACAAATTCAGCAATACCAGTTTTGGCGTTTTGGTAGTCTAGGAAATCTTACCTGGAATGAGCTACTTATTTTCTTCATTTTATATTGCATAGGCTTACTAGGTACCTTTACTATTATTAAACCGCTCAATAGTTTTTTATTAGGCGAGAATTATGCTAAAAGTTTAGGGATTTCTGTAAAAAAAAGTAGAAATATTATTTTATTAATTACTAGTTTACTTACAGGAGTTATTACTGCCTTTTCTGGTCCAATAGCTTTTATTGGTTTAGCAGTCCCACACTTAGCCAAAATGTTATTTTCTAGCTCTAATCATAAAATACTATTGCCTGCAACGGCTATTATAGGAGCTATTGTTTTGTTAATTTGTGATAGCATTGCCCAATTACCTTCTAGTGCTTTTACCTTACCCATTAATGCTATTACTTCACTTTTTGGAGCACCAATAGTTATTTGGCTATTGATAAGGAAACGAAAAATTTATGTGTAA
- a CDS encoding non-canonical purine NTP diphosphatase, with amino-acid sequence MKLVFATNNLNKLAEVQKMLPESIELLSLKDINCNEDIEETATTLEGNAKIKANHITKNYGYNCFADDTGLEVAALNGDPGVYSARYAGEPANAENNMTKLLTELGKSQNRKAQFRTSICLNLNGEQFLFDGICIGTILENKQGEKGFGYDPVFKPEGYTKSFAQMSSEEKNSISHRGLAIKKLVQFLKKQH; translated from the coding sequence ATGAAACTGGTATTTGCAACCAATAATTTAAATAAACTTGCCGAAGTTCAAAAAATGTTACCTGAAAGCATTGAACTTCTTTCTTTAAAAGACATTAATTGTAATGAAGATATTGAGGAAACGGCAACTACTTTAGAAGGAAATGCTAAAATTAAAGCCAACCATATTACTAAAAATTATGGTTACAATTGCTTTGCTGATGATACTGGCTTAGAAGTTGCTGCTTTAAATGGTGATCCTGGAGTATATTCAGCTAGATATGCTGGAGAGCCTGCTAATGCAGAAAATAATATGACTAAACTACTTACCGAGCTTGGCAAATCTCAAAATAGAAAAGCTCAATTTAGAACCTCTATTTGTCTAAACTTGAATGGTGAGCAATTTTTATTTGATGGTATTTGCATTGGGACTATTTTAGAAAATAAACAAGGAGAAAAAGGTTTTGGATACGACCCTGTTTTTAAACCTGAAGGATATACTAAATCTTTTGCTCAAATGTCTTCTGAAGAAAAAAACAGTATTAGTCATAGAGGTTTAGCCATTAAAAAGTTAGTTCAATTCTTAAAAAAACAACATTAA
- the rlmH gene encoding 23S rRNA (pseudouridine(1915)-N(3))-methyltransferase RlmH — MKIKLLAIGKTDNKQLAQLIEEYQSRLKHYIKFELEIIPDIKNVKNLSEAQQKEKEGNLLLSKLQPTDQLILLDDKGKQYTSMEFSQYLQKKMNSGIKQLVLVIGGPYGFSEAVYKKATGKLSLSKMTFSHQMIRLFIVEQIYRGFTILRNEPYHHE; from the coding sequence ATGAAAATAAAACTACTTGCCATAGGTAAAACCGACAATAAACAACTTGCTCAATTAATTGAAGAATATCAAAGCAGACTAAAACATTATATTAAGTTTGAATTAGAGATTATTCCTGATATTAAAAACGTTAAGAACTTAAGCGAAGCTCAACAAAAAGAAAAAGAAGGTAATTTATTATTATCTAAATTACAACCTACTGATCAATTAATACTTTTAGATGATAAAGGAAAACAGTATACTTCTATGGAGTTTTCGCAATATTTACAAAAGAAAATGAATTCTGGAATTAAGCAATTGGTATTGGTTATTGGTGGACCTTATGGTTTTTCAGAAGCTGTTTATAAAAAAGCTACAGGGAAATTATCACTTTCTAAAATGACTTTTTCACACCAAATGATTCGTTTATTTATTGTTGAACAAATTTATAGAGGCTTCACTATTTTACGAAATGAACCTTATCATCACGAATAA
- the nadC gene encoding carboxylating nicotinate-nucleotide diphosphorylase translates to MISKEQFNKELDLIITNAIREDIGDGDHTSLSCIPANAEGKAKLLVKDEGVIAGVEFAKKVFAYVDKDLKVETLIEDGQAVKYGDIVFYVTGKSQSILQAERLVLNAMQRMSAIATKTRFFADLLKGTQTKVLDTRKTTPGIRALEKWAVKIGGGENHRFALYDMVMIKDNHIDFAGGITQAITKTKAYLAEKKLDIKIIVEARNLEEIKEILSNEGVYRILIDNFNYEDTRKAVELIGDTCLTESSGGINEKTIREYAECGVDFISSGALTHSVYNMDLSLKAAE, encoded by the coding sequence ATGATTTCAAAAGAGCAATTTAATAAAGAGTTAGACTTAATAATTACAAATGCAATTAGAGAAGATATTGGAGATGGAGATCATACTTCATTATCTTGTATTCCTGCTAATGCAGAAGGTAAAGCTAAATTATTAGTAAAAGATGAAGGAGTAATAGCTGGTGTAGAATTTGCAAAAAAAGTTTTTGCCTATGTAGATAAAGATTTGAAAGTAGAAACGCTAATTGAAGATGGGCAGGCAGTAAAATATGGAGACATTGTTTTTTATGTGACTGGAAAATCACAATCTATTTTACAGGCAGAACGTTTAGTGCTAAATGCCATGCAGCGTATGAGTGCTATAGCTACCAAAACTCGTTTTTTTGCAGATTTATTAAAAGGAACCCAAACCAAGGTTTTAGATACTCGTAAAACAACACCAGGTATTAGAGCACTGGAAAAATGGGCGGTAAAAATAGGAGGTGGAGAAAATCACCGTTTTGCTTTATATGATATGGTAATGATTAAAGACAATCATATTGATTTTGCAGGTGGCATTACACAAGCAATAACTAAAACAAAAGCCTATTTAGCAGAAAAAAAATTAGACATAAAAATTATTGTAGAAGCTAGAAATTTAGAAGAAATTAAAGAAATTCTATCCAACGAAGGAGTATATAGAATTTTAATAGATAATTTTAATTATGAGGATACTAGAAAAGCTGTGGAACTAATTGGAGATACTTGTTTAACAGAATCTTCAGGAGGAATTAATGAAAAAACAATTCGTGAATATGCAGAGTGTGGTGTAGATTTTATTTCATCAGGTGCTTTAACACATTCTGTTTACAATATGGATTTGAGTTTAAAAGCGGCAGAATAA
- a CDS encoding M3 family metallopeptidase, translated as MKKYVIAAVTLALITSCNTKQSKETKKEIPMDTTENPLLVKSTLDYGAPDFTKIKNEHFMPAILKGMKVQNEEIAKIVANQEAPTFKNTILALEESDKLLDQVNTVFYALASAHTNNVIKENKKELAPITSKHTDEILLNTQLFKRIKTVYDNLEKENLDKESKHLVKEYYKKFVKAGANLSEEKKKQLKEINAQLATLSNDFGKKLLDASKKGGLSLTDKSKLKGLSDEKIKSLEKEGKYEVQLINTTQQPLLQTIENRETRKELFEKSIHRTDAGTYNTSEMVKKMALLRAKKAQILGFENYASWSLQGTMASKPVKVFDMFNGLIPGSLEKASSEVKEIQAEINKGGGDFKLAPYDWNHYAEKVRKSKYNLDEEEVKQYFELTNVLEKGVFYAATKLFGITFKKRTDIPTYHPDVVVYEVFEEDGSKLGLFYGDFFARDSKRGGAWMSAFVKQSKLRNQKPVIYNVCNYPKPAEGQPALISFDNVETTFHEFGHALHGLFGNQTYESISGTSVARDFVEFPSQFYENWATHPEILNNYALHHKTGEVIPSELLEKIKNAGTFNQGYSIIENLCSSNLDMQWHTISADTSIDDVAKFEEQALEKMKLKVAEIPPRYRSTYFAHVFSGGYAAGYYSYLWTEMLSHDAYDWFKNNGLLTRENGQKFRNQILSKGNTMDYAEMYKEFAGRDPQAVPMLKARGLK; from the coding sequence ATGAAGAAATACGTAATAGCAGCAGTTACTTTAGCTTTAATTACTTCGTGTAATACCAAGCAATCTAAAGAAACAAAAAAGGAAATACCTATGGATACAACAGAAAACCCTTTGTTAGTTAAAAGTACCTTAGATTATGGAGCACCAGATTTTACTAAAATAAAAAATGAACATTTTATGCCAGCAATACTTAAAGGTATGAAAGTTCAGAATGAAGAAATAGCAAAAATAGTAGCAAATCAGGAAGCACCTACTTTTAAAAATACCATTTTAGCTTTAGAAGAAAGTGATAAATTATTAGATCAAGTAAATACAGTGTTTTATGCGTTAGCAAGTGCGCACACTAATAATGTTATTAAAGAAAATAAAAAAGAGTTAGCGCCAATAACTTCCAAACATACCGATGAAATTTTATTAAACACACAACTTTTTAAGAGAATTAAAACGGTTTATGATAATTTAGAAAAAGAAAATTTAGATAAAGAATCTAAACACTTAGTAAAAGAATACTACAAAAAGTTTGTAAAAGCAGGAGCTAATTTATCGGAAGAAAAGAAAAAACAGTTAAAAGAAATTAACGCTCAGTTAGCTACTCTATCTAATGATTTTGGTAAAAAGCTATTAGATGCGAGTAAAAAAGGAGGATTATCACTTACAGATAAAAGTAAATTGAAAGGACTTTCTGATGAAAAAATAAAATCGTTAGAAAAAGAAGGAAAGTATGAGGTACAGTTAATTAATACTACCCAGCAACCTTTATTACAAACAATAGAAAATAGAGAAACTCGTAAAGAATTGTTTGAAAAATCAATTCATCGTACAGATGCTGGAACGTATAATACCAGTGAAATGGTTAAAAAGATGGCATTATTAAGAGCTAAAAAAGCACAGATTTTAGGTTTTGAAAATTATGCTAGCTGGAGTTTACAAGGTACTATGGCTTCTAAACCAGTAAAAGTTTTTGATATGTTTAATGGTTTAATTCCTGGGTCACTTGAAAAAGCTTCCTCTGAAGTAAAAGAAATACAAGCAGAAATAAATAAAGGAGGCGGTGATTTTAAGTTAGCTCCTTATGATTGGAATCATTATGCAGAAAAAGTACGTAAGTCTAAATACAATTTAGATGAAGAAGAGGTGAAACAATATTTTGAATTAACCAATGTACTAGAAAAAGGTGTTTTTTATGCGGCTACGAAGTTATTTGGAATTACCTTTAAAAAACGTACAGACATTCCAACCTATCATCCAGATGTAGTAGTATATGAAGTTTTTGAAGAAGATGGCAGCAAACTAGGATTGTTTTATGGCGATTTTTTTGCCAGAGATAGTAAAAGAGGAGGGGCTTGGATGAGTGCTTTTGTGAAGCAATCAAAGTTAAGAAATCAAAAACCAGTAATCTATAATGTTTGTAATTACCCTAAACCAGCGGAAGGACAACCTGCATTAATTAGTTTTGATAACGTTGAGACTACATTCCATGAGTTTGGGCATGCTTTACACGGATTATTTGGTAATCAAACCTATGAGTCTATTTCGGGAACAAGTGTTGCTAGAGATTTTGTGGAATTTCCATCACAGTTTTATGAAAATTGGGCAACACACCCAGAAATTTTAAATAATTATGCATTGCATCATAAAACAGGAGAAGTAATTCCTAGTGAACTATTAGAAAAAATAAAAAATGCAGGAACTTTTAATCAAGGATATTCAATTATAGAAAACCTTTGTTCTTCTAATTTAGATATGCAGTGGCATACGATTTCTGCTGATACTAGTATTGATGATGTAGCTAAGTTTGAAGAGCAAGCATTAGAGAAAATGAAATTAAAAGTGGCAGAAATTCCACCAAGATATAGATCAACTTATTTTGCACACGTGTTTAGTGGAGGATATGCAGCAGGGTATTATTCATATTTATGGACAGAAATGTTAAGTCATGATGCATATGATTGGTTTAAAAACAACGGATTATTAACTCGTGAAAATGGACAAAAATTCCGCAATCAAATTTTATCTAAAGGAAACACCATGGATTATGCAGAAATGTATAAGGAATTTGCAGGTAGAGATCCACAAGCTGTACCAATGTTAAAAGCCAGAGGGTTGAAATAA
- a CDS encoding pentapeptide repeat-containing protein: protein MNEYFDSEEFDKVSFTSEELSRTDFDSCIFKNCDFSELHINNSEFLECEFIDCNVSNAQLKESSFKETHFINSKLIGIKFYEVDPFLLRINFTNCQLDYSSFYQLKMHNFQFVDCQILEVDFTEADAQNSYFDNCDLNGAIFEETNLQSANFKTAKNFIIDLERNELNKAIFSKDNIEGLLKKYAIIIE from the coding sequence ATGAATGAATATTTTGACAGTGAAGAGTTTGATAAAGTCAGTTTTACTAGTGAAGAGCTAAGTAGAACTGACTTTGATTCTTGTATATTTAAAAACTGCGATTTTTCTGAACTACACATTAATAATTCTGAGTTTTTAGAGTGTGAGTTTATAGACTGTAATGTAAGTAATGCACAACTTAAAGAGAGTAGTTTTAAGGAAACACATTTTATCAATTCAAAGTTAATAGGTATTAAATTTTATGAAGTTGATCCTTTTTTATTACGTATAAACTTCACGAATTGCCAGTTAGATTATTCCTCTTTTTACCAATTAAAAATGCATAATTTTCAATTTGTAGATTGTCAAATTTTAGAAGTCGATTTTACTGAAGCTGACGCTCAAAACTCCTATTTTGATAATTGTGATTTGAACGGAGCTATATTTGAAGAAACTAACTTACAAAGTGCCAATTTTAAAACTGCAAAAAACTTTATAATTGACCTTGAAAGGAATGAACTAAATAAAGCAATTTTTTCAAAAGATAATATAGAAGGTTTATTAAAAAAGTATGCTATAATAATAGAATAA